The stretch of DNA CCTCGTCCCAGTTGCCATTTACATGTTCGTGCAGAAGTACGTGGTAGTAGGGCTGGTTAAAGGCGCGGTGAAGGCGTGAACCGCCGATGGAAGACTTTCTCCTAGCTGTTGACATTGGGACAACCAACGTTAAAGGGGCTCTCTTCCAAGTAGACGAGGGCAAAGCCATTGAAACATTTTCGCAGAGAATAACCACTTACTCAGACGAGAGAAGAGGGGCCGCGGAACAAGACCCCGAGGAGATATACAGAGCATTCGAGAAGGTGCTGGGTTACTTCGCGGGAAAGGGGTACTCGAAGAAGATAGGGGCGATCTTCCTCTCATCGCAGATGCACGCCTTCGGCACCCTGAGTATGGAAGGCAGGCCCTCAACCAGGCTGCTCACGTACTTCGACACGCGGAGCAGAGAAGTGCTCCCGCTGCTCAACAGGGTTGGGTACGACCTTTACCTGGAGACAGGTTGCCCGCCCCTGCACGTTTACCCCCTGGCGAAGATCATCCTAGCGCGCAGCAGGGGATGGATCAGCAGGGCGGACAAGGTTCTCTTATCCGCCAAAGACTACGTCATCCTGAAGGCTACGGGCGCCCACGTCCTAGACCTATCCACCGCCTCCGGATCGCAGATGCTGAACGTGCGTACCCGAAAATGGAGCAGCCTAGCGCTAGAGCTTGGAGGGGTGGACGAGAACCAGCTCCCCGATCTCGTGGAGGGCTCCGAGAAGCCCCTCGAAATCTCCCCTATGCTCGCAAAGAAGATGGGTCTACCTGAGGACACAGAGGTGTACGCAGGCGTATCCGACGCCTCGGCAAACCAGTTCGGAGTGGGGGCGACGAAGCCCGACACCGTGGCTATCAATCTCGGAACCAGCGCGGCGGTACGCTTTCTCACAGACAAGCCCGTGTTCGACGATGAGAGGATGCGCTTCTTCCTCTACTACGCTGGTAGCGGCAAGTACCTGGCTGGGGGCGCGGTCAACAACGGGGGGATAGTGGTGGAGTGGTTCCTCAGAAGCCTGGGCCGGCTCGAATCCGAGTTCTCCGCGGTGCCTGGACTCGACGCCTACAGACTCGTTGACTCCCTAGCCTCCACTTCGCCACCTGCTTCGAACGGTTTAATAGCCCTCCCCTTCCTGCACGGTGGCGAGCGCTTCCCCATAAGGAACCCGGACGCCAAGTGCATAATCTACGGCTTACAGTTCCACCACAGGAGGAGCGACATCCTGAGAGCGCTACTGGAGGGGGTGGCTTACACCCTTAAAATGATCTACGACGCTCTGTGCGAGCACGGCTTAAGCGCCCGCCTAGCGAAGATAGGCGGAGGCGCGTCGAGCCTCACGGTGTGGCGCCAAATCATCGCGGATGTTTTCCAGATGCCTGTTCACAGAGTAAAGTCTGTCGAGTCAACCCTGTTAGGCTCGCTAATCCACTACGCTAACGCCAGGGGTGCTCTAAGAGAATTCGCGCTACCTGAAGACGTGACACAGCCTATTGAAGAGAATCGGGAAACCTACGCAAATGCGTATGCAAGGTACCTTAAATTGATTGAAAAGCTCTCGGAGTTTGTATAACTAGCTATCTTCTGTGTGCCTTGCAAAAGGTTCTGGCTTTGGCTTACATATGAGGGGATGCTTAAACAATTTCAACACTTATGATTAGTATAAAGTGCTCTAGAGTAAAAGCTTAAAAGGCTGGGTACACCCTTACACACTATGAAGAGAATTATTCACGTAAGGATTTACAAGGGAGAAAAGTATTACGTTGCAGAGTGCATTGATCTTCCAGTTGTGAGCCAGGGTAAGACTCTAGACGAAGCAGTAGAAAACATAAGAGAAGCTATACATCTTCATCTTGAAGGAGAAGATTTAAGCGAATGGGATATTCACCCAGACCTTTCTATCCTAGAAGCATAGAAGTCCCCTCCTATGCCGAAGCTTAAAAGCATTAAGTGGGAGAGACCTAGTTAAAATATTCTACAGACTCGGATTTACGGTAGCTTCTCAGAAGGGAAGCCACGTTAAACTAAAAAGAATTCTACCAGATGGAACAAAGCAAATCCTAACTATTCCTCTACACGAAGAATTAGACAAGGGGACTCTGAAAGCTATCTATAGACAAGCCTTGAGATATATTCCAGAAGAGGAATTAAAAGCATATTTTTATGAGTGAGTATTCTGCACTTCCGATAGAAGAGAAGTTTTTGAAAAACTTTAGGTGGGGTAGAGCTGAAATAAGTGGAGAAGTTTCGAGAACTTTAGAGTTTTCTAACTAATTAGCTAATAAGATTAAGAAAAATAGCAAGGGATAGAAGGCTTTTATGGCACAATAAAAACCGTCCAGTGGCAATTGGGTAAAAATCATTCAAGTGTGTAACAGGGGCTTAGGAGGGCGGACAATGTTCTCCTAATCCACTAAAGACTACGTTATTCTAACCACGCACGGCACACTCCCCCCTCAGGGCCTTCATTCTGCGGCTTCCTTGGGGTGGTCGTGGGCTCCATGTCTTCGCCCCCCTCACCGGGCTGTTTGCCAGTAGCAGCTCGGGGACGCAGCTCCTACTAATCACCTCTATGGCGCGCGGCGACTCAGAGGGAGCGTTGTTCTACGAGAGAGTCCTGGACTACGTGGCCGGCGACGAAAACATTCACATACTCACAGACCAGCAGGGCGTCCACGATCTAGAGGTTAACGCGCTGCAACGCGTAACCACCGTTGGCCTCCACACGGCGGTCAGGGAGGGCTTCGGGCTCGCGGTAACAGAGTTCCTTTGGAAGAGCGTGCCGGTGGTTGCTAGGCCCGTGGGAGGGGTTAAGCTGCAGGTGATAGACGGGCAGACTGGGCTCACGGGCTGGAGCGTGCCCGAGCTGGCCGAAAAGGCGGCCAGGCTCCTGAGCGAGCCCGACGCGAGGACAAGGCTCGGGGAAGCGGGCAGAGAGCACGTGCTCGAGAACTTCGTCATCACCCGGCACGTGCAAAGGTACTTGGCCTTCTTCTCCAGCCTTCTATGCGGTCATTAGCATATGCGCATACCTATCGATATTTTTACAGGGAAATATCGAGAGCTGTACATAAAGTTTTATATACGTTTTGATACGTGTTTAATAACGTATGACCGAGATCACAAGGAGGGACGCCATCAAGCTCGGAGCCTTCCTCGCCGCGGCCACGGCTGTTAAGTGGCCCGTAAGCCTCGTCGTGAAGCCCCCAAGCCAGCCCCAGAGCCTCGCGGCCGAGGAGAAAGCCCCCGTGTCTTGCAACATGTGCGCCGCCGGCTGCGGGCTGTACTTCGTCAAGAGGAACGGCACCATGTACTTTGAGCCCAACCTTGAGCACCCACAGCCGGGCCTCTGCGCTAGGGCGGCCTCGTCCATCCAGCTCTGGAACCACCCCCTCCGGCTGAAGAAGCCACTTAAGAGGGTCGGCGAGAGGGGGGAGGCTAAGTTCCAGGAGGTTGACTGGGACACCGCCCTCAACGAGATCACTCAGAAGCTGAAGGAGATAATATCCAAGTACGGCCCCGAGAGCGTCGTGTTCACGTACCACTACTTCTACGCGTGGCACATGCCGCTCATAGCCTACACTCTCGGCACCCCTAACATAATCCAGTACGCCTCCTGCTGCCACAACGCCTCGACCTACGCCAGGCAGCTCGTTCTCGCTGCCGGAGGCCCGCCCTCCGTGGACCCCGACTACGAGAACGCCCGCTACATAATCTTCGTCGGCAGGGTCCTGAACGCCGCGATGGGGATGGTTCAGAGGCTTCAGAGGGCCCGCGAGAAGGGCGTGAAGCTCGTGTTCGTGGACCCGAGGATGCCCAACGCCGCGATGTCCGAGGCCGAGTGGGTCCCGATCATACCCGGGACAGACGCCGCCTTCCTGCTCTCCATGATACACGTGATCATCCAGGAGAAGCTCTACGACGAGCCCTGGGTCAAGAAGTACACGAACGCCTGCCTCCTCATCAAGCCCGACGGCTCCGCGCTCACTGGTAAGGACATCGGGAAGGACACCTCCGACTTCATGGTGTACGACCTCGACGCGAAGGACTTCGTGAGCTACAAGGCGGCCAAGAACCCGGCGCTCGAGTGGGAGGGCGAGGCCCCTGGCGTCGGCAAGGTCAGGACCGCCTTCACCCTGCTTAAGGAGAGGGCCGCGCAGTACCCGCCCGAGGAGGCCGAGAAGATCACCGGCGTACCCGCCGAGACGATCAGGAGGATCGCCCGGGAGTTCGCTACAGCGAAGGGCGTAGTGGAGGACGGCTGGTGGTCTTCGAAGAACGCCAACGACTCCGACGCATTCAGGGCAGCGCTCACCCTGAACGCGCTCGTCGGAAGCATAGAGACGAGGGGAGGCCTCTACATCCAAGTGGGCGCGAAGTTCCCCGCCTCAGCCACAGCGGCGGCCGACAAGGTGACAACGATCACGGGCGGCACGCTACCCCCGATCAAGGCGAAGAGAGTTGACAGTAAATACCCTGTTCTAAACGTCTTCGACACAGTCTTGGACGCGGTGCTGACCGGCCAGCCGTACCCCGTCAAGGCCCTCTTCATCGTCGGCACGGAGCCCTTCACCCGGGACGTGAACACCCAGAAGCTCATCGAGGCGCTGAAGAAGCTCGACCTCGTCGTCGTGATAGACGTCGTGCCCAACGACAGCGTCGACTGGGCGGACTACGTGCTCCCCGACAACATCTACCTCGAGCGCGAGGAGCTGGCGACGGTGATGTGGACGCCGCACGCCGCCATACAGCTCTCCCACAAGGTCCTCGACCCGCCGCCCGGAGTCGACGCCAGGAACGGCTTCTGGATCATGATGGAGATCGTCAGGCGCACAGTCCCCGACAGGGCGGCAGCGGTCGGCTACACGGAGAAGTACGCTGACTACCACAACTTCGAGGAGTTCGAGGCCCTGATAAAGAGGAAGGTCCTGGAGAGCCTGTCCAAGGCCTGGAACGTGCCGGTGGAGGAGATCGAGAAAGCCCTGGAGATGAAGGGCTTCTACGTGTTCCAGAAGTGGACGCCGAAGGCCGGGCCCGGGACGCGCGGCACACCCAGCGGGCTCGTGGAGATCTACAGCCTCAGCGCCATCCAGTACGGCGACGACCCGCTGCCGAAGTGGAAGCAGCCGCCCTACAAGAAGCCCACAGCCCCCAACGAGTTCTACCTCGTGAACGGCCGCGACCAGTTCGTGAGCGCGCACTCCGCTTGGACGAAGAACATCCTCTTCCTCGCTGACAGGAGGGTCTGGATGAACCCGAAGGACGCCGAGCGCCTAGGCATAAGGGACGGGGACCTGATAGAGCTCGAGGGTCTCGACAACGGCGTCAAGCAGAGGGCGCGCGTTAGGGTGACGAACCGCGTCCGCGAGGGCATCCTCTTCGTCTACAACAGAGTTGGCGGCAGGGCGTCGAAGCTGATAGGCGGCGAGTACGAGGTCATGAAGGAGGGCATCAACACCAACAAGTTCACTCTAAGCTGGCTCGAGCCGGTTAGCGGCTCTACCGGTCTTAACTCAACGGTTCGGGTCACGAGGGTGGGAGCATGAGGCTGGCGCACCTCTGGGACCAGTCGGCATGCATAGGGTGCGGCGCCTGCATAGCCGCCTGCAACGCGGCTAACTACGGCTCCAGCACCAGGGAGAACAGGACGTGGGGCTGGATCAGGAGCAACATCAGGAGGATCACCTTCGACCTCAAGGCGAAGCCTTACATGCTTCTCGTGCAGTGCCAGCACTGCGACAACGCCCCCTGCGTGGCCGTCTGCCCCACGGGCGCGAGCTACAGGGACAAGGACGGCCTCGTCAAGATCAACCCCGCGCTGTGCATCGGGTGCAAGTACTGCATGACCGCGTGCCCCTACGGGGCCAGGTGGCTGGACGACGAGACCGGCCTACCAATGAAGTGCATGGGGGAGGAGTGCCAGAGCAGGGTGGCCGCGGGCCTCGAGCCCGTCTGCGTGGCGGTGTGCCCGGCCGGCGCCAGGGCCTTCGGCGACATCGACGACCCGAACAGCGAGATCAGCAAGAGGCTGGCCTCAGGCCGCATAATCAGGTTGCTCGAGTATAAGGGCACTGAGCCCAAGTTCTTCGTAAGGGTGGGACCATGAGCTTCCAGGAGGTTTGGACCCCGTTCCTGATAGGGCCTTTCCTGTGGTTTGCAGGGATAGCAGGGATGGGCAGCGTGGCGTACGCGCTGATGCGCTTCGCGAAGGTTGAGGAGAAGCTACGCGAGCTTTCGCTCACCGTCTTCGGGAGCGTTGTGCTGGCACTACTGTTCGTCGTCGCCGACCTCTCCCGCCCGGCCAACATGCCCCTAGCCATCCTGGGCTCGCTGGCGAGCGGAGTGTTCCTAGCGAAGCTGACGGTCTCCTGGATGACACTCGGCATCAGCCTGCTCTTCCTCCTGCTCCTCGCCACCCTAGCCTTAGCGCTCAGGCACACGGCCCTGCCGGCAATGGCTAAGCTCACCGACAACAAGTACTTCCTGGCAGTGCTAGCCCTGATCGGCCTGCTCGTGACGCTCTACAGCGGCTTCCTCGTCTCCTCGGCGCCCGGCGTACCGTTCTGGAACACCTCGCTGATACCAATACTGTGGCTGATCAGCGCCTCGATATGCGCGGTCGCTGTCCTCAAGATACTGGTTCACGACGAGAGGGTTACGAGGTTCCTCACCACGAGCGGCCTAGCCCTGGACGTGGCCGAGCTTGCGGCTCTGGCAGCACTGATCAACGTCGCCCTCTACTCCGGCAGCGTGGCCGCGAAGATGAGCGCTGAAGCGCTACTGGTCGGCGAGCTCGCGGCGGCTTTCTGGATCGGCCTAGTGCTCCTCGGTGTCCTAGCGCCGCTAGCCCTCGGCTTCCTGCTCCTGAAGAAGGAGGACCGAAGGCTGGCCCTTGCGGCTGCTGTCCTCGGCCTGCTCGGGGCCTTGGTGCTAAGGACCCTCGTGATACAAGCGGGGATATTCGAAGTACTAGGTCTCTAGCACTAAGA from Infirmifilum sp. NZ encodes:
- a CDS encoding gluconokinase, producing the protein MEDFLLAVDIGTTNVKGALFQVDEGKAIETFSQRITTYSDERRGAAEQDPEEIYRAFEKVLGYFAGKGYSKKIGAIFLSSQMHAFGTLSMEGRPSTRLLTYFDTRSREVLPLLNRVGYDLYLETGCPPLHVYPLAKIILARSRGWISRADKVLLSAKDYVILKATGAHVLDLSTASGSQMLNVRTRKWSSLALELGGVDENQLPDLVEGSEKPLEISPMLAKKMGLPEDTEVYAGVSDASANQFGVGATKPDTVAINLGTSAAVRFLTDKPVFDDERMRFFLYYAGSGKYLAGGAVNNGGIVVEWFLRSLGRLESEFSAVPGLDAYRLVDSLASTSPPASNGLIALPFLHGGERFPIRNPDAKCIIYGLQFHHRRSDILRALLEGVAYTLKMIYDALCEHGLSARLAKIGGGASSLTVWRQIIADVFQMPVHRVKSVESTLLGSLIHYANARGALREFALPEDVTQPIEENRETYANAYARYLKLIEKLSEFV
- a CDS encoding type II toxin-antitoxin system HicB family antitoxin, producing MKRIIHVRIYKGEKYYVAECIDLPVVSQGKTLDEAVENIREAIHLHLEGEDLSEWDIHPDLSILEA
- a CDS encoding glycosyltransferase, coding for MARGDSEGALFYERVLDYVAGDENIHILTDQQGVHDLEVNALQRVTTVGLHTAVREGFGLAVTEFLWKSVPVVARPVGGVKLQVIDGQTGLTGWSVPELAEKAARLLSEPDARTRLGEAGREHVLENFVITRHVQRYLAFFSSLLCGH
- a CDS encoding molybdopterin-containing oxidoreductase family protein, producing the protein MTEITRRDAIKLGAFLAAATAVKWPVSLVVKPPSQPQSLAAEEKAPVSCNMCAAGCGLYFVKRNGTMYFEPNLEHPQPGLCARAASSIQLWNHPLRLKKPLKRVGERGEAKFQEVDWDTALNEITQKLKEIISKYGPESVVFTYHYFYAWHMPLIAYTLGTPNIIQYASCCHNASTYARQLVLAAGGPPSVDPDYENARYIIFVGRVLNAAMGMVQRLQRAREKGVKLVFVDPRMPNAAMSEAEWVPIIPGTDAAFLLSMIHVIIQEKLYDEPWVKKYTNACLLIKPDGSALTGKDIGKDTSDFMVYDLDAKDFVSYKAAKNPALEWEGEAPGVGKVRTAFTLLKERAAQYPPEEAEKITGVPAETIRRIAREFATAKGVVEDGWWSSKNANDSDAFRAALTLNALVGSIETRGGLYIQVGAKFPASATAAADKVTTITGGTLPPIKAKRVDSKYPVLNVFDTVLDAVLTGQPYPVKALFIVGTEPFTRDVNTQKLIEALKKLDLVVVIDVVPNDSVDWADYVLPDNIYLEREELATVMWTPHAAIQLSHKVLDPPPGVDARNGFWIMMEIVRRTVPDRAAAVGYTEKYADYHNFEEFEALIKRKVLESLSKAWNVPVEEIEKALEMKGFYVFQKWTPKAGPGTRGTPSGLVEIYSLSAIQYGDDPLPKWKQPPYKKPTAPNEFYLVNGRDQFVSAHSAWTKNILFLADRRVWMNPKDAERLGIRDGDLIELEGLDNGVKQRARVRVTNRVREGILFVYNRVGGRASKLIGGEYEVMKEGINTNKFTLSWLEPVSGSTGLNSTVRVTRVGA
- a CDS encoding 4Fe-4S dicluster domain-containing protein, which codes for MRLAHLWDQSACIGCGACIAACNAANYGSSTRENRTWGWIRSNIRRITFDLKAKPYMLLVQCQHCDNAPCVAVCPTGASYRDKDGLVKINPALCIGCKYCMTACPYGARWLDDETGLPMKCMGEECQSRVAAGLEPVCVAVCPAGARAFGDIDDPNSEISKRLASGRIIRLLEYKGTEPKFFVRVGP
- the nrfD gene encoding NrfD/PsrC family molybdoenzyme membrane anchor subunit, translated to MSFQEVWTPFLIGPFLWFAGIAGMGSVAYALMRFAKVEEKLRELSLTVFGSVVLALLFVVADLSRPANMPLAILGSLASGVFLAKLTVSWMTLGISLLFLLLLATLALALRHTALPAMAKLTDNKYFLAVLALIGLLVTLYSGFLVSSAPGVPFWNTSLIPILWLISASICAVAVLKILVHDERVTRFLTTSGLALDVAELAALAALINVALYSGSVAAKMSAEALLVGELAAAFWIGLVLLGVLAPLALGFLLLKKEDRRLALAAAVLGLLGALVLRTLVIQAGIFEVLGL